One window from the genome of Blastopirellula retiformator encodes:
- a CDS encoding CPBP family intramembrane glutamic endopeptidase, which translates to MAQIVFGLGALGLMLVLLVVCLTGWTWVYFRVSRGEAILQQESGETISWGLIDIVALIVTVAVLIGMFQVGGLIATGAKFPINPDTLTTNQRASMIMAFAAAELLTVLAIAKLISLRGFGLQLFGKRGEQFSSDLLLGCMAFGMLVVPTLILQTILALLQPYEHELINMLIKDRSVPMAFASVAAAVFAAPLFEEFAFRGLLQGWLQDMWDGRLSTASVFVGRIRRYWQAEPLPELVAATATSAESAEVASSFADSSDNPFDSPQSEVIVASAVSDEALPIERSPAQLYGPILISAALFALMHLGQGLAPIPLFFLALGLGYLYQRTRRLTPCVVVHFLLNGQSMALLMIQVFVVGDDAALIAN; encoded by the coding sequence ATGGCACAGATAGTTTTTGGTTTAGGTGCGCTCGGCCTGATGCTGGTGCTGCTGGTGGTTTGCCTGACCGGGTGGACCTGGGTCTATTTTCGCGTTTCGCGCGGCGAGGCAATTCTGCAGCAAGAGTCAGGCGAGACGATCAGTTGGGGCTTAATCGATATCGTGGCGCTGATCGTCACGGTCGCCGTCTTGATCGGCATGTTTCAGGTCGGCGGCTTGATCGCCACCGGGGCGAAGTTTCCGATCAATCCCGATACGCTGACCACCAACCAGCGCGCGTCCATGATCATGGCTTTCGCCGCGGCCGAACTGTTGACCGTGTTGGCGATCGCCAAGCTCATTTCGCTCCGCGGCTTCGGCTTGCAGTTGTTTGGAAAGCGGGGCGAGCAGTTCTCGAGTGACTTGTTGCTTGGGTGCATGGCGTTTGGCATGCTGGTCGTGCCGACCTTGATCTTGCAGACGATCTTGGCGCTGCTGCAGCCGTACGAGCATGAACTGATCAACATGCTGATTAAGGACCGCAGCGTGCCGATGGCGTTCGCTTCGGTCGCCGCGGCCGTCTTTGCGGCTCCTTTGTTCGAGGAGTTTGCATTTCGCGGATTGCTGCAAGGCTGGCTGCAGGATATGTGGGATGGTCGCTTGAGCACCGCCAGTGTTTTCGTCGGACGGATCCGCCGCTATTGGCAAGCGGAGCCGCTGCCAGAATTGGTCGCGGCCACAGCGACCTCGGCGGAAAGTGCGGAGGTGGCGTCGAGTTTCGCCGATTCGAGCGACAATCCATTCGACTCGCCGCAGTCGGAAGTAATCGTCGCCTCCGCGGTCAGCGACGAAGCGCTGCCGATCGAGCGATCGCCGGCCCAGTTGTATGGTCCGATTTTAATCAGCGCGGCGCTGTTCGCCCTAATGCACCTGGGACAAGGCCTGGCGCCGATCCCGCTTTTCTTTCTCGCCCTGGGACTAGGGTATCTCTATCAACGTACGCGGAGACTGACTCCGTGCGTTGTCGTCCATTTCCTGCTCAACGGGCAGTCGATGGCGCTGTTGATGATTCAGGTCTTTGTCGTCGGAGACGACGCGGCGCTGATCGCGAACTAG